From a single Collimonas pratensis genomic region:
- a CDS encoding elongation factor P: MKPAKEIRVGNIIMVDSKPMIVLRSDVNGSSRTGFTYKWKLKNLLTNAPMENVFRGDDKFDVVVLDKKPVTYSYFADPLFVFMDADYEQYEIEEENLGDALHYLKDGMECEAVFYDGKAISVELPTTIQRQVVYSEPAVKGNTSGNVLKEAKIENAIEANQHIVMVPLFVSSDDMIEIDTRTNEFKKRA; this comes from the coding sequence ATGAAACCAGCAAAAGAAATTCGTGTCGGCAACATCATCATGGTTGACAGCAAGCCTATGATCGTCCTGCGCTCTGACGTCAACGGTTCGAGCCGCACGGGCTTCACCTACAAGTGGAAACTGAAGAACCTGCTGACCAACGCCCCGATGGAAAACGTTTTCCGCGGCGACGACAAGTTCGACGTGGTCGTGCTCGACAAGAAGCCAGTCACTTATTCGTACTTCGCCGATCCGCTGTTCGTGTTCATGGACGCTGATTACGAACAATACGAAATCGAAGAAGAAAACCTGGGCGACGCCCTGCACTACCTGAAAGACGGCATGGAATGCGAAGCCGTGTTTTACGACGGCAAGGCAATCTCGGTCGAACTGCCGACCACCATCCAGCGCCAGGTTGTGTACTCGGAGCCAGCGGTCAAGGGCAACACTTCGGGCAACGTCCTGAAAGAAGCCAAGATCGAAAACGCCATCGAAGCCAACCAGCACATCGTCATGGTGCCGCTGTTCGTCAGCTCCGACGACATGATCGAAATCGACACACGCACCAACGAGTTCAAGAAGCGCGCTTAA
- the earP gene encoding elongation factor P maturation arginine rhamnosyltransferase EarP, with the protein MDHQQTQTSLALFCKVVDNYGDIGICWRLARQLEQEHGIAVTLWVDDLYSFRRICPEVDIDLERQLVSGVTVRHWRGQDGAFTAQDVADIVIEFFACDLPPGYIQAMAERAPRPVWLNLEGLSAEAWVEGCHALPSTQPRSLIKYFFFPGFTSRTGGLLLESGLLRQRQAFQQDAGAMRAFLGQFGVTPAEMTATKVSLFCYPQAPLTELFAAWQAGDKAITCLVPEGVAADAAQAFLGQAATAGVCATRGALTVRVLPFVPQPDYDKLLWACDLNFVRGEDSFVRAQWAAKPFIWHIYPQDKDLHHVKLNAFLQATSAKTSSLVTFSLGWNGAAGETIDWNVAWRRLDADLPEIARLSTDWEQQLLANGDLAANLCKFVETVK; encoded by the coding sequence TTGGATCATCAACAGACACAAACATCGCTGGCCTTGTTTTGCAAAGTCGTCGACAACTATGGCGACATCGGCATCTGCTGGCGCCTGGCGCGTCAGCTGGAGCAGGAACACGGCATCGCCGTCACCCTGTGGGTCGACGACCTGTACAGCTTCCGGCGGATTTGCCCGGAAGTCGACATCGACCTCGAACGGCAATTGGTCAGCGGCGTCACCGTACGCCACTGGCGCGGCCAGGACGGCGCATTCACCGCGCAAGACGTGGCCGATATCGTCATCGAATTCTTTGCCTGCGACCTGCCGCCCGGCTACATCCAGGCCATGGCGGAGCGCGCGCCGCGGCCGGTGTGGCTGAACCTGGAAGGCTTGAGCGCGGAAGCATGGGTGGAAGGCTGCCACGCCTTGCCGTCGACGCAGCCGCGCTCCCTGATCAAATACTTCTTCTTCCCCGGCTTCACCAGCCGCACCGGCGGCCTGCTGCTGGAATCCGGCTTGCTGCGGCAGCGCCAGGCTTTCCAGCAGGATGCCGGGGCGATGCGCGCCTTTCTTGGACAGTTCGGCGTGACCCCGGCCGAGATGACGGCGACCAAGGTTTCCCTGTTCTGCTACCCGCAGGCGCCGCTCACCGAATTGTTCGCGGCCTGGCAAGCCGGCGACAAGGCCATCACTTGCCTGGTGCCGGAAGGCGTCGCCGCCGATGCGGCCCAGGCCTTCCTGGGACAAGCGGCGACCGCTGGCGTCTGCGCCACTCGCGGCGCGCTGACCGTGCGCGTGCTGCCCTTCGTGCCGCAGCCCGACTACGACAAGCTACTGTGGGCCTGCGACCTTAATTTCGTGCGCGGCGAGGATTCCTTCGTGCGCGCGCAGTGGGCAGCAAAGCCATTCATCTGGCACATCTACCCGCAAGACAAGGACTTGCACCACGTCAAGCTGAACGCCTTCTTGCAAGCCACCAGTGCAAAAACCTCCAGCCTGGTCACATTCTCCCTGGGATGGAACGGCGCCGCTGGGGAAACCATTGACTGGAACGTGGCATGGCGCCGGCTTGACGCCGACCTGCCGGAAATTGCCAGACTGTCCACTGATTGGGAGCAACAATTGTTGGCAAATGGCGACCTGGCCGCCAATTTATGCAAGTTCGTCGAAACAGTTAAGTAA
- a CDS encoding DUF2867 domain-containing protein produces the protein MSAAYPVANLVAPSAECETLLPGHDFVDAYQVRADLPGLSARQAAEAIIKHPPSWISLLMATRNRVVSLFQLRTVEFGVDNPHALPHTLGGFPLVAQSEREVVLGFDDSHLDFRISIRVAPDGPEATQVTLSTIVKTNNLLGRSYLATIMPLHRLIVRHLLEHARFRQQPS, from the coding sequence ATGAGCGCCGCCTATCCTGTGGCAAATTTGGTGGCCCCCAGCGCGGAGTGCGAGACGCTCTTGCCCGGGCACGATTTCGTCGATGCCTATCAGGTCCGGGCCGATCTCCCCGGCCTGAGCGCCAGGCAAGCCGCCGAAGCCATCATCAAGCATCCGCCAAGCTGGATCAGTCTACTGATGGCGACCCGCAATCGCGTGGTGAGCTTGTTCCAGCTGCGCACGGTGGAATTCGGCGTCGACAATCCGCATGCGCTGCCGCATACGTTGGGCGGCTTCCCGCTGGTGGCGCAATCGGAGCGCGAGGTGGTGCTGGGGTTCGATGACAGCCACCTGGATTTCCGCATCAGCATCAGAGTCGCCCCGGACGGCCCGGAGGCAACACAAGTGACGCTCTCGACCATCGTCAAGACCAACAATCTGCTGGGACGCAGCTATCTGGCGACGATCATGCCGCTCCACCGGCTGATCGTGCGCCATCTGCTGGAGCATGCGCGCTTCCGGCAGCAACCGTCCTGA
- the cydX gene encoding cytochrome bd-I oxidase subunit CydX, with protein sequence MWYFAWILGVGLALAFGIINVMWLEANYAFGSRDEETTRERFESAAAEHEARSRKK encoded by the coding sequence ATGTGGTATTTCGCATGGATATTAGGAGTCGGCCTGGCGCTGGCGTTCGGCATCATCAACGTCATGTGGCTGGAAGCCAACTACGCCTTCGGCAGCAGGGATGAAGAAACCACGCGCGAACGCTTTGAAAGCGCGGCGGCCGAGCATGAAGCCAGGAGCCGTAAAAAATGA
- the cydB gene encoding cytochrome d ubiquinol oxidase subunit II — MFDYETLKIIWWGFVGVLLIGFALTDGFDFGVGMMLPFIGKTDGERRVVINSIGSTWEGNQTWFITAGGAIFAAWPLVYGAAFSGFYVALMLLLFSLFFRPVGFDYRSKVADTRWRNAWDWGLFAGGFVPPLIFGVAFGNLFLGVPFHYDDTMRVEYTGNFFQLLNPFGLLAGLLSVTMLLMHGAAYLQVKTDALIAERARSIAKVAGLVTVLLFVAGGFWVAFGIHGYRITAMPDANSAFMPIVKTVVTANGAWFDNYARWPAIWAFPIVAVAGALLCVVFSAANKATAAFLSSGFCVTTVILTAGASLFPFIMPSSLDPNSSLTIWDAVSSHKTLGIMFWVVVIMLPIILLYTTWVYRVMRGKVTLKHIEDNEHTAY, encoded by the coding sequence ATGTTTGACTATGAAACCTTAAAGATCATCTGGTGGGGCTTTGTCGGCGTGCTGCTGATCGGCTTCGCCCTCACTGACGGCTTCGACTTCGGGGTCGGCATGATGCTGCCCTTTATCGGCAAGACCGACGGCGAACGACGGGTCGTCATCAATTCGATAGGCAGCACCTGGGAAGGCAACCAGACCTGGTTCATCACCGCCGGCGGCGCCATTTTTGCTGCCTGGCCGCTGGTCTACGGCGCGGCGTTCTCGGGCTTCTATGTGGCCTTGATGCTGCTGCTGTTCTCGTTGTTCTTCCGTCCGGTCGGCTTCGATTACCGCAGCAAGGTGGCCGATACGCGCTGGCGCAATGCCTGGGACTGGGGCTTGTTCGCCGGTGGTTTCGTGCCGCCTCTGATCTTCGGCGTCGCCTTCGGCAATCTGTTCCTCGGCGTACCCTTCCATTACGACGACACCATGCGGGTGGAGTACACCGGCAACTTCTTCCAGCTGCTCAATCCTTTCGGCCTGCTGGCCGGCCTGCTAAGCGTGACCATGCTGCTGATGCACGGCGCGGCTTACCTGCAAGTCAAGACCGATGCCCTGATCGCTGAGCGCGCGCGCAGCATCGCCAAGGTGGCCGGACTGGTGACGGTGCTGCTGTTCGTCGCGGGCGGCTTCTGGGTGGCTTTCGGCATCCACGGCTATCGCATCACCGCCATGCCGGATGCCAACAGCGCCTTCATGCCGATCGTCAAGACCGTGGTTACCGCCAACGGTGCCTGGTTCGACAACTATGCGCGCTGGCCTGCGATCTGGGCCTTCCCTATCGTTGCCGTCGCCGGCGCTTTGCTGTGCGTGGTGTTCAGCGCGGCCAACAAGGCCACTGCTGCCTTTCTGTCCAGCGGCTTTTGCGTGACCACCGTCATCCTGACCGCAGGCGCATCCCTGTTCCCATTCATCATGCCGTCTTCGCTCGATCCAAACAGCAGCCTGACGATCTGGGATGCGGTATCTAGCCACAAGACGCTTGGCATCATGTTCTGGGTGGTGGTCATCATGCTGCCGATCATCCTGCTGTACACCACCTGGGTGTACCGGGTCATGCGCGGCAAGGTCACGCTCAAGCATATCGAAGACAACGAACACACCGCTTATTAA
- a CDS encoding cytochrome ubiquinol oxidase subunit I translates to MIPIDEVVALSRLQFAATAMFHFLFVPLTLGLAWILVIMESVYVMTGSPVYKDMTRFWGKLFGINFAMGIATGITLEFQFGTNWSYYSHYVGDIFGTPLAIEGMMAFFLESTFVGLFFFGWDRLSRVQHLLITFLVALGSSLSALWILIANGWMNNPVGAEFNYETMRMELTSIVDVIFNPVAQVKFVHTLSAGYVAASMFVLGISAFYLLRGRDTAFALRSFAIAAGFGLASTLSVIVLGDESGYTAGEVNKVKLAAMEAEWHTEPAPAGITVVGWPNEKEQRTDYAIKIPYVLGLIGTRSADKQITGIQDLKKEHEVRIRNGMLAYAALTRLKGGDKSPEAVAAFDKLKDDLGYGLLLKKYTPNVVDATPEQIGMAVNDTFPKIAPMFWSFRLMVGLGILFLFIFSCSFYFLIRKQLAKQRWLLRLAVYSIPLPWVAIELGWLLAEYGRQPWTISGVLPTHLSASTLQPGSLYFSLAGFLGFYTFLFVIEMILMVKYARRGPSSLHTGKYHWERLEASTVDSTAKA, encoded by the coding sequence ATGATTCCTATTGATGAAGTCGTCGCCCTGTCGCGTCTGCAGTTCGCAGCAACCGCGATGTTCCACTTCCTGTTCGTGCCGCTCACCCTCGGGCTGGCATGGATCCTGGTGATCATGGAGTCGGTCTATGTCATGACCGGCAGTCCGGTCTACAAGGACATGACGCGTTTCTGGGGCAAGCTGTTCGGCATCAATTTCGCCATGGGCATTGCCACCGGCATCACCCTGGAATTCCAGTTCGGCACCAACTGGTCGTATTACTCGCACTATGTCGGCGACATTTTCGGTACGCCGCTGGCGATCGAAGGGATGATGGCCTTCTTCCTCGAATCGACCTTCGTCGGCCTGTTCTTCTTCGGCTGGGACCGCCTGTCGCGCGTCCAGCATCTGTTGATCACGTTCCTGGTGGCGCTCGGCTCCAGCCTGTCGGCCCTGTGGATCCTGATCGCCAACGGCTGGATGAACAATCCAGTCGGCGCCGAGTTCAACTATGAAACCATGCGCATGGAGCTGACCAGCATCGTCGACGTCATCTTCAATCCGGTGGCGCAGGTGAAGTTCGTGCACACCCTGTCGGCCGGCTACGTCGCCGCCTCGATGTTCGTGCTCGGCATCTCCGCCTTTTACCTGCTGCGCGGCCGCGACACTGCCTTCGCCCTGCGCTCGTTTGCCATCGCGGCCGGCTTCGGCCTGGCCTCGACCCTGTCAGTGATCGTGCTCGGCGACGAATCGGGCTACACCGCCGGCGAAGTCAACAAGGTCAAGCTGGCGGCCATGGAAGCCGAATGGCATACCGAGCCGGCGCCGGCCGGCATTACCGTGGTCGGCTGGCCCAACGAGAAAGAACAGCGTACCGACTACGCCATCAAGATCCCCTACGTACTGGGCCTGATCGGCACGCGCTCGGCCGACAAGCAGATCACCGGCATCCAGGACCTGAAGAAGGAACATGAAGTGCGCATCCGCAACGGCATGCTGGCGTACGCCGCCCTGACCCGCCTGAAAGGCGGCGACAAGTCGCCCGAGGCGGTGGCCGCCTTCGACAAGCTGAAAGACGATCTCGGCTATGGCTTGCTGCTGAAGAAGTACACGCCGAACGTGGTCGACGCCACGCCGGAACAGATCGGCATGGCGGTCAATGACACCTTCCCGAAAATCGCGCCGATGTTCTGGTCGTTCCGGCTGATGGTCGGCCTCGGCATCCTGTTCCTGTTCATCTTCTCCTGTTCGTTCTATTTCCTGATCCGCAAGCAGCTGGCCAAGCAGCGCTGGCTGCTGCGCCTGGCGGTGTACAGCATCCCGCTGCCGTGGGTCGCGATCGAGCTGGGCTGGCTGCTGGCGGAATACGGCCGCCAGCCATGGACCATCTCTGGCGTATTGCCGACCCATTTGTCGGCTTCGACCTTGCAGCCTGGCAGCCTCTACTTCAGCCTGGCCGGTTTCCTCGGCTTCTATACCTTCCTGTTTGTCATCGAAATGATACTGATGGTGAAATACGCCCGCCGCGGCCCGAGCAGCCTGCATACCGGCAAGTACCACTGGGAACGCCTTGAAGCATCAACCGTCGATTCGACTGCCAAGGCATAA
- the cydP gene encoding cytochrome oxidase putative small subunit CydP, with product MSFALNKRFTRLPLAVEITVILVVKIALLMVLWKAFFSEPQTKKMRMPTDLVEQHMLSPQPAAIPSHLPPSEARQ from the coding sequence ATGTCTTTCGCCTTGAATAAACGCTTCACCCGCTTGCCGCTGGCAGTCGAAATCACCGTCATCCTGGTGGTCAAGATCGCCCTTCTGATGGTGCTCTGGAAAGCTTTTTTCTCCGAACCGCAAACAAAAAAAATGCGCATGCCGACTGACTTGGTGGAGCAACACATGCTCAGTCCGCAACCCGCTGCCATCCCTTCCCATTTACCCCCCTCTGAGGCCCGCCAATGA
- a CDS encoding GbsR/MarR family transcriptional regulator: MHTIPPASPPAVSTPLTPLTPLTQRFISHFGEMGSRWGINRTVGQIYALLYVLGQPLNADQIAEYLTFSRSNVSMGLKELQSWRLVKLLHHPGDRREYFEPPKDIWDIFKTLLEERRRREIEPTLSMLRDALLETPANETDQQAQQRMREMYNLIELSSSWFDDVQRLSPETLASLMKMGSKVKKLLDVRDKFRMPGSGSKTKSSSTDHPDVYQNAKLKE, from the coding sequence ATGCATACCATCCCCCCAGCCAGCCCCCCTGCCGTCAGCACTCCGCTCACGCCATTGACGCCCCTCACCCAGCGCTTCATCTCGCATTTCGGCGAAATGGGCAGCCGCTGGGGCATCAATCGCACCGTTGGGCAGATTTATGCGTTACTTTATGTCCTGGGGCAACCTTTGAACGCCGACCAGATTGCCGAATATCTGACGTTTTCCCGCTCCAACGTCAGCATGGGCCTGAAGGAGCTGCAGTCGTGGCGACTGGTCAAGCTGCTGCATCACCCCGGCGATCGCCGCGAGTATTTCGAACCGCCGAAAGATATCTGGGATATTTTCAAGACTTTGCTGGAAGAGCGCCGGCGCCGTGAAATCGAGCCGACCTTATCGATGTTGCGCGATGCGCTGCTGGAAACCCCTGCCAACGAAACCGACCAGCAGGCGCAGCAGCGGATGCGCGAAATGTACAACCTGATCGAGCTGTCCAGTTCCTGGTTTGACGATGTGCAGCGCCTCTCGCCGGAAACCCTGGCTTCGCTGATGAAGATGGGTTCCAAGGTCAAGAAGCTGCTGGATGTACGCGACAAGTTCCGCATGCCTGGCTCGGGCAGCAAGACCAAGAGTAGCAGCACCGACCATCCCGATGTATACCAGAACGCTAAGTTGAAGGAGTAG
- a CDS encoding J domain-containing protein, which yields MQGNSREQELWSILQIEPTSEVQLIKRAYSKRLKVVRPDDDMHLFQQLRAAYEWALERSHAAAPAPPVIARPAASAAADMPPMDDFFRIKPAAPLIQEKNLKLSQAEEARMTGEIAHLAWQKLTYNCQPVIDIPFDAANAAELSDAIKTVSSHLSNALRASSMEALATRHAFQNLAFNYCANDSASPLLRIACLSVFNWADEQKFLDRQTNGKAYFAIERALADSQYLSLLQRAEASQALDDMLRGAAVIRWHKFYSSAYRTDMRHWLRELVTSLRHAAQYHFDQAALARWQELITRPWPDLHGLLFAAFGGLGLAVVVTGMIRDDMLSAGLRWLQNGSVLLALAALLLLAPALLIAAYPRFLHPYIRLAIKRFQHLPRIDSAIWCLGAVLSVMLFFFKSLPAVLQQALIPATCILLLADISLRREQKISYVVQLGVIVAFVFFPLQHALAPFYGETLLLFSTLTAALVLSSRPILFTLSNIDLFRPPIRFAMLAAGALVVAAQFAIVPYSLSIAAALGWLWFLLGSGSADLFCSFMMRSAPGHIRSITWLITVGLLFLLPQNYPIDSPIQGMLQLQMVVALSIVIGLIEDGIARIRQKLVARKTG from the coding sequence ATGCAAGGAAACAGCCGGGAACAGGAGCTGTGGTCGATTCTGCAAATCGAGCCGACCAGTGAAGTCCAGCTTATCAAGCGCGCCTATTCCAAGCGCCTGAAAGTCGTGCGGCCTGACGACGATATGCATCTATTCCAACAGTTGCGTGCAGCTTACGAATGGGCGCTGGAACGCAGCCACGCCGCCGCGCCAGCGCCACCTGTTATTGCGAGGCCCGCTGCCAGCGCCGCAGCGGATATGCCGCCAATGGACGATTTTTTTCGGATCAAGCCGGCGGCGCCTCTCATCCAGGAAAAAAATCTAAAGCTATCGCAGGCAGAAGAAGCAAGGATGACAGGCGAGATCGCCCATTTGGCTTGGCAAAAACTGACGTACAATTGCCAGCCTGTGATTGACATTCCGTTTGACGCCGCAAACGCAGCCGAGCTTTCCGACGCCATCAAAACAGTCTCCAGCCACCTCAGCAATGCCCTGCGCGCATCTTCGATGGAAGCATTGGCAACACGCCACGCGTTTCAAAATCTGGCTTTCAACTACTGTGCGAATGACAGCGCCTCGCCCCTGCTACGCATAGCGTGCCTCAGCGTTTTCAATTGGGCAGACGAGCAAAAATTCCTGGACCGGCAGACCAATGGCAAGGCTTACTTCGCCATTGAGCGAGCGCTGGCCGATTCTCAATATCTCTCACTGTTGCAGCGCGCCGAAGCTTCGCAGGCATTGGACGACATGTTGCGTGGCGCCGCAGTTATCCGCTGGCACAAATTCTACTCATCGGCGTATCGCACGGATATGCGCCACTGGCTACGTGAACTGGTGACTTCACTACGCCATGCTGCACAATATCATTTCGACCAAGCGGCGCTAGCGCGTTGGCAAGAACTCATAACGCGTCCGTGGCCAGACCTGCATGGCCTGCTGTTCGCCGCATTTGGCGGCTTGGGCCTGGCAGTCGTGGTTACCGGCATGATCCGCGACGACATGCTTTCCGCCGGACTCAGATGGCTGCAGAATGGCAGCGTGTTACTGGCACTGGCTGCGCTCCTCTTGCTTGCGCCAGCCCTGTTGATCGCTGCCTATCCGCGTTTCCTGCACCCATACATACGGCTGGCCATCAAGCGCTTTCAGCATTTGCCGCGCATCGACAGCGCCATATGGTGCCTCGGCGCAGTGCTCTCGGTCATGCTGTTTTTCTTCAAATCGCTACCGGCAGTACTGCAGCAAGCCTTGATCCCTGCGACCTGCATCCTGCTGCTTGCAGACATCAGCCTTAGGCGTGAACAAAAAATTAGCTATGTCGTCCAGCTGGGCGTGATAGTCGCGTTTGTGTTTTTCCCTCTCCAGCATGCGCTAGCGCCGTTCTATGGCGAAACGCTATTGCTCTTTTCCACATTGACAGCAGCGTTGGTCCTGAGCTCGCGCCCCATACTCTTCACCCTCAGCAATATCGACCTGTTTCGGCCGCCAATACGATTCGCCATGCTGGCAGCAGGAGCGCTGGTAGTTGCCGCACAATTTGCTATCGTGCCATATTCCCTATCGATAGCGGCAGCCTTAGGCTGGCTCTGGTTCTTGCTTGGTTCCGGATCAGCCGACCTGTTTTGCTCATTCATGATGCGCTCTGCCCCCGGTCACATTCGCTCAATTACATGGTTAATTACAGTTGGCCTGCTGTTTCTGCTGCCGCAAAACTACCCAATCGACTCCCCCATTCAAGGCATGCTTCAACTGCAAATGGTGGTGGCGCTGTCAATCGTCATTGGTTTGATAGAGGATGGCATCGCCCGCATCAGGCAAAAACTGGTCGCGCGCAAAACTGGTTGA
- the ppa gene encoding inorganic diphosphatase, with protein sequence MSLNQVSAGRDLPNDFNVIIEIPMNADPIKYEVDKESGAIFVDRFMGTAMHYPCNYGYIPQTLSEDGDPVDVLVITPFPLFPGVVVRCRPVGVLKMSDEAGQDAKLLAVPVDKVLSIYTHWQKPEDMNELRLKQIQHFFEHYKDLEKGKWVKIDGWFGPDEARKEILAGVEAYKKSIVA encoded by the coding sequence ATGAGTCTGAATCAAGTATCGGCCGGGCGCGATTTGCCAAACGATTTCAACGTCATCATCGAAATCCCGATGAATGCCGATCCGATCAAATACGAAGTCGACAAGGAGTCCGGCGCGATTTTTGTTGACCGCTTCATGGGCACTGCCATGCATTACCCATGCAACTACGGCTATATCCCGCAAACCTTGTCGGAAGACGGCGATCCGGTCGACGTGCTGGTGATCACGCCGTTCCCGCTGTTCCCTGGCGTGGTGGTGCGCTGCCGTCCAGTGGGCGTGCTGAAGATGTCGGACGAAGCCGGCCAGGACGCCAAGCTGCTGGCGGTGCCGGTCGACAAGGTGCTGAGCATCTACACCCACTGGCAAAAGCCGGAAGACATGAATGAACTGCGCCTGAAGCAGATCCAGCATTTCTTCGAGCACTACAAGGATCTGGAAAAGGGCAAATGGGTCAAGATCGACGGCTGGTTCGGCCCGGACGAAGCGCGTAAGGAAATCCTGGCGGGCGTCGAGGCCTACAAGAAGTCCATCGTGGCGTAA
- a CDS encoding EamA family transporter, producing MQPTDILLALLTVMIWGMNFVVIKIGLAGLPPLLFSALRFVFAALPLVFFIKRPAIPWRYLIGFGLFQFALQFSLLFSGMQLGIGAGLASLVIQLQAFFTIGLAVLLLGERPLLTQLLGALVALAGIALVASHLEAQATVIGFLLVIGAGLSWASANIVTKKIGKVNPLALMAWGSLMAAPPLLLASVLLEGPAAWHSAFAHFGWVSVAAVFYQSYPNTIVGYGIWTILMRKYPAATVAPFSLLVPLVGMLSAAILLSEALQWWKIAAGLLVLGGLALNQFGGRLLPLFRRP from the coding sequence ATGCAACCGACCGACATCTTGCTAGCCTTGCTGACCGTCATGATCTGGGGCATGAATTTCGTCGTCATCAAGATCGGCCTGGCAGGTTTGCCGCCGCTGCTGTTTTCAGCGCTGCGCTTTGTCTTTGCAGCGTTGCCGTTGGTGTTTTTCATCAAGCGGCCGGCGATTCCCTGGCGCTACCTGATCGGCTTCGGCCTGTTCCAGTTCGCCCTGCAATTCTCGCTGCTGTTCTCCGGCATGCAGCTCGGCATAGGCGCCGGGCTGGCATCGCTGGTGATCCAGCTGCAGGCGTTTTTCACCATCGGCCTGGCGGTGCTGCTGCTGGGCGAGCGGCCGTTGCTGACGCAACTGCTGGGCGCGCTGGTGGCGTTGGCCGGCATCGCGCTGGTGGCCAGCCACCTGGAAGCGCAAGCGACCGTGATCGGCTTCCTGCTGGTGATCGGCGCCGGCCTGAGCTGGGCCAGCGCCAATATCGTCACCAAGAAGATCGGCAAGGTCAACCCGTTGGCGCTGATGGCCTGGGGCTCGCTGATGGCGGCGCCGCCCTTGCTGCTGGCGTCGGTGCTGCTGGAAGGCCCGGCTGCCTGGCACAGCGCCTTTGCGCATTTTGGCTGGGTTTCGGTGGCGGCGGTGTTTTACCAGTCCTATCCGAACACCATCGTCGGCTACGGCATCTGGACCATCCTGATGCGCAAGTACCCGGCGGCGACCGTGGCGCCGTTCTCGCTGCTGGTGCCGCTGGTGGGCATGCTGAGTGCGGCCATCCTGCTGAGCGAAGCGCTGCAGTGGTGGAAAATCGCCGCCGGCCTGCTGGTGCTGGGCGGACTAGCCCTGAACCAGTTCGGCGGGCGCCTGCTGCCGCTATTCAGGCGGCCGTAG
- a CDS encoding GNAT family N-acetyltransferase produces the protein MTNQTTEQSASQFATRIVASLSEVGQTAWDELLGLQADANPFLSFTFLHALHESGSASEKAGWQPQYITLWNQAGQLAAALPLYVKYHSYGEYVFDWAWADAYQRNGLEYYPKLLSAIPFTPVTGGRLLARDATARAALVKVLQSLRRDTQTSSTHILYPPAEQAEALQQAGFMLRSGVQFHWLNPGYRDFDEFLATLERKKRKNIVAERRKVAEAGVRLRRVRGVDATEADWVFFNRCYARTYAEHRSTPYLNLDFFLRIGAGMPHNILLIVAERDGRPIASSLLIHTEQTLYGRYWGALEFVPCLHFETAYYQPLEFCIEQKIACFEGGAQGEHKMARGFLPQKTWSAHWLAHPGFADAVANFLEQEADGIDSYMDELNDRNPFRPTPP, from the coding sequence TTGACCAATCAAACAACAGAGCAGAGCGCCAGCCAGTTCGCCACCCGCATCGTCGCTTCGCTGAGCGAAGTCGGCCAGACGGCATGGGACGAGCTGCTGGGCTTGCAAGCCGACGCCAATCCCTTCCTGTCCTTCACCTTCCTGCACGCCTTGCATGAAAGCGGTAGCGCCTCGGAAAAAGCCGGCTGGCAGCCGCAGTACATCACTTTGTGGAATCAGGCCGGGCAATTGGCGGCGGCGCTGCCCTTGTACGTCAAATACCATTCCTACGGCGAATACGTGTTCGACTGGGCCTGGGCCGACGCCTACCAGCGCAACGGCCTGGAATACTATCCCAAGCTGCTGTCGGCGATTCCGTTCACGCCGGTGACCGGCGGCCGCCTGCTGGCGCGCGACGCCACGGCGCGGGCGGCGCTGGTCAAGGTGCTGCAGTCGCTGCGGCGCGACACCCAGACCTCTTCCACCCACATCCTGTATCCGCCGGCAGAACAGGCCGAAGCCTTGCAGCAGGCCGGCTTCATGCTGCGCAGCGGCGTGCAGTTTCACTGGCTCAATCCCGGCTACCGCGATTTCGACGAATTCCTCGCCACGCTGGAACGCAAGAAGCGCAAGAACATCGTCGCCGAGCGGCGCAAGGTGGCCGAGGCCGGCGTGCGCCTGCGCCGGGTGCGCGGCGTCGACGCCACCGAGGCGGACTGGGTGTTTTTCAACCGCTGCTATGCGCGCACCTATGCCGAGCACCGTTCCACGCCCTATCTGAATCTGGATTTCTTCTTGCGCATCGGTGCCGGCATGCCACACAACATCCTGCTGATCGTGGCCGAGCGCGACGGCCGGCCGATTGCTTCCTCGCTGCTGATCCATACCGAGCAGACCTTGTACGGCCGTTACTGGGGCGCTCTGGAATTCGTACCCTGCCTGCATTTTGAAACCGCCTATTACCAACCGCTGGAATTCTGCATCGAGCAAAAAATCGCCTGTTTCGAAGGCGGCGCCCAAGGCGAGCACAAGATGGCGCGCGGCTTCCTGCCGCAGAAAACCTGGTCGGCGCACTGGCTGGCGCATCCCGGCTTTGCCGATGCCGTGGCCAATTTCCTGGAACAGGAAGCGGACGGCATCGACAGCTACATGGATGAACTGAACGACCGCAATCCTTTCCGCCCGACCCCACCCTGA